From the genome of Methanothrix soehngenii GP6:
CATTCCGGTGAGCAAATCAACCAGACCAGAGAGAGACTTGATTCTCTGAAAGCCCGACTCCAGAGCAAAGGCACTAAATCGGCCAAACGACATCTTAAGAAGCTGTCTGGCAGGACTGCCAGGTTCTCTAGAGATGTCAACCATTGCATTTCCAAGCATATAGTTACGAAAGCCAAAGACACTCTGCGATCCATTTCCCTTGAAGATCTTCAAGGCATCCGATCCAGAGTCACGGTTATGAAGGCTCAGCGTCGTCGCTTGCATACTTGGAATTTCGGGTTGCTTAGGACGTTTGTTGAATACAAAGCTAAGGTTGCGGGTGTTCCGTTGGTCTTTGTTGACCCCAGGAACACTTCCAGGACATGTCCCTCTTGCGGGCATGTTTCTAAAGCCAACCGGCCAACTAGAGATGAGTTCAGATGTGAGTCCTGTGGCTTCGCTGGGCCTGCAGATCACATTGCCGCGATGAACATCGCTTTTAGGGCTGAAGTCAACCAGCCTATTGTAGCGGGGAAACATCTTACCTCAGTTACAAGTTCCGGTCTTTAGACCGGAGTAGTTGACGATGTCCCCCAGAGTCCGGTGCCAGTAGACGGTGGGCTCCGCCTCGGGCAGCAGATGCATGCATAACCAGGGCGTGGGCGGCCTCGATCTTCATCAAATCATCGTGCCCTAAAGGAAACCATGCGCCTTATGGAAGAGATAGACAAGGCCATACCAAAATGGCCCATTGAGTGAATAGGATATTAATGGCAATAAATAACCAAATAGAGTCTACCGATAGGACGATCCCCAATGAATGTCTCACTTATCCTCGCTCACCCCAACCAGGGAAGCTTCAACCATGCCATAGCTATTGCAGCCATCAACGCCCTTGACGGCAACGGCCACAGCGTCAGATTTCACGACCTCTACCGGGAACGATTCGATCCTGTGCTGCCTTATGGGGAGATTCCCAAAGGCGCGGATATAGATTCAAATCTTATGAAGCATTGCGGTGAGATCGTCTCTGCAGATGGGATCATAATCGTCCACCCCAACTGGTGGGGCATGCCTCCCGCCATCCTCAAGGGATGGGTGGACAGGGTGATCCGGCCGGGGGTAGCTTACGAATTTTTGGAGGGGGACAGCGGCGAAGGAGTGCCAAGGGGCCTCTTGAAAGCCAGAAAGGCGCTGGTGTTCAACACCTCCAACACCTTCCCGGACCGGGAGCGCGAGGCTTTTGGCGATCCACTGCAGAGGCTGTGGAAGGACTGCATCTTTGGGCTCTGCGGGGTGGAGGAGTTCTATCGGAAGACCTATTGTGTGATTGCGACCAGCACGCCGGTTAAGAGAACTGCCTGGCTGGAGGATGCAGAAGATACAGTGGCAGAGATCTTTCCCAAAGATAGGAATAGGTAATTGGAAATCCTGGCGAGAGAATGGGGGAGCAGAGGTCTGGCATGCGGATGAATAATGGAATTGTAGATATGGGATGGCTGCAAGTCCGGGCCAGAGACGAAGGCAGGCCGCCGGAATGAGAGGTCTTCGTGAGCAATAGGAACGCGGACCGCCCCCGAGGATCCGAAGGCAAAGGCTATCTACCTCGTCAGCTTCTCCGGCCTGAAGACCGGAGTTCCCTTGCGCCATTTCTATGGCCTTTTTATCGGTTCGGAGCTGATCCTTTTCGAGCCCAGGTCCGAATATAACTCTGCAACTCCCCTGAGGGCTCGATATCCCTTCTCGCTAATCATATAGTCCCCTCTCTCATTTCTTTGCAAAATCATTCCTCCATTCTGCAGCTTCTGCAAGTGGAAGAGCAGATTGCCGCCCCGCAATCCTGTGAGCTCAGCAAGGGCAGAAAAGGTCTTCGTCTCAGCGAAAAGGGCCTTTAGAATTTGCAGTCTCTGTTTATTGCTCAGGGGCTCGAGGAGCTCGACGACAGTCTCTTTTTCGGGAAGGGACTCCATCGATTCACCCGTCAAATCATTTTCTCGGTATACCCTAAGCGAACGCATCAGATCTATCTGCTTATCCAATAGCCTGGCCACCTCAGAAAAGCATGTTTTGCACTGATCATAAGGAGACTTCCTGCGCATCTCTTCCAGCTTCGATTTCGCATCGTTGATGGAATCCGCTGATACCTCGCCCCTTTTTATCTGATCCAGGCTGCTATTCAGAAGATCTGAGAACAGCGCTTTGCAAGCATTTTTCATATGACAGTCCTTCGATATCTTGCCTTCCAAGCTGCTCTCTATCTCATCGGTTGCGTATCCCCGGATTACATCAAAAAAATCGCTTCTGCAGCCATCGACAATAGAATTCAAGTGCTGCTGATTTGAGCGTTCCATGAACCTCTTCATGTCTTCGTGCATGATATCTAGCTTCGACTTTATGGCGTTGACATCCTTCAGAAGATCCGCATTCATGATATCATCAAACTGAAGCGATGATAAAAAGGTTTCTATTATGTATCTGAGAGTTAACCTTGTGTATTCAATTATACCTTGTATAGTTTTATAACGCTAAAGTATATATTCGTAACCAGACAATAGAAGGATTGGTGAAACACAATGAGTGCAAAAGACGAGATACATGCCCAAATTGTTGGTGCCTTAAAGGAAGCAAAGTTTCCCATAAAAACGCCTGAAGAGCTTATGGCTGCCCTGCCCCAGGGTGCTGCCACCAAATGCAAGGCAGGAGACGTGGAAATTACAGCGGGCGATGCAGGAAAGGTCTTGAAAGCCAGCGATTTCCCATTTAAAGATGCCAGGCAGGTGGCCGACGTAATCGTCAAGCGTGCCGGGCTCTGAATTAATCTAGCCCCGAGGTCTCAGGAAGGGTTATTCAGATAAAAGAGAACCATCGAGAATTCCACGGTCGCTGGCGCAGAGCCGCGATAGCAGTAGATTGGGCTCTTTGGTGATATCTCTGCCGTCCGGCACCAGTAGACAGCGACCTTCATTCTGAATCCGCTCTAAGATCTCTCTATGCTCTTTTAGATAAACTATCCTCAAAAGGCTTTATATTATCGAATATCAATGCTTGAATTCATGGATGAGGGGAAGAGAAGCGAGCCGGTTGAGCTGATAGCAGTCCTTGTCTTCGGCTTCTTGTTGAAGCTCTTTGCAGGAAGGAACTCACTTACCGAACATGGGATAGTATTCCCGGGCTACGATGAATACTATCATATGCGCAGGATACTCTATGGGACCAGCAACTTTCCTGATACGCTATGGTTTGATACCTACCTGAACTACCCTCATGGCTTTTCCATAACCTGGCCCCCGCTCTTCGACCAGATCTCCGCTGCCCTATGCATCGCTTTGGGCCAGCATACAAAAGAGGGGGTGGAGATGACGGCGGCCTTTGTGCCTGTCATCATCGGTCTGCTGGCGATGGTCGTCGTTTACTATATCATGCGAGAGCTCTTCGATCACAGAATTGCCCTTCTGGCAAGCTTCATGACCGCTCTCGCCCCCTACTACCTCCTCTATACTATGGTTGCCGCCACCGACCATCACTCTTTGGAGGTGTTGTTTCAGCTCCTCTCTCTCCTGTTCATGGTCCTCGCATTCTCCCGGCCGGATAAGAGATGGCTCTACGCTTCTGCGGCAGGTGTGGCACTGGCCGCCCTGGCATATACCTGGCAGGGCGCAGATGTCTACTTCGGGGCGTATCTGCTATTCGCAGCATTTGGTATGAGCCTGGAACTGCGCCAGGAAAAGCCAAACCTGAACATCGTCTCAACGCTGCTTGTAGCCTTTTTCCTCGCCCTTATACTCGTTTTGCCCTTCAGGAATACCCCCTGGATGTCACCCTCATTCCTGGGATTGGCAGCCATATTCGTCGCCCTGGCCATCATGCTGGCACTGGCACACATTATCGCTAAGAGGAGCATATCCTGGAAGGCATTCCCATTGGCCATCCTCGCCATATTCATTATATCATTGCTGCTCTCAAAGATATTGGGCGGATTCTTTGGACTGGAGGGTCTGATCCGAACGGGAATGGGATACATCTGGGGAGGGGAGATGATCGGCAAGATTGGAGAGGCAGAACCGCTCATCTATGACCTTGATACGTTATCTCAGGTGGTCTTCTCCTGGCTGGGACTGAACATCCTATTCTCCCTAGCAGGAGCAGCCGCCATAGTAGTCTATATGCGAAAAGAAGAAAGAAGAATGCAGCAGAGCCTGCTTCTCCTTCTGATATGGGCAGTCTTCTCCATCCTTCTCACCCTGGGACAGGGCAGATTTCTGTACATCTCCACGATATTCATGGGCATGCTGATAAGCATACTGATATTCTATGCCCTGGATCGCCTTAAGAAGTTCCAGGAGGAGAGGGGCGCAAAGCTCCACAGGGCCCTGGCAGCAGCCATCATCCTGCTTCTTGTCCTGCCGACGGCAATTGATGCCTTCAACTTCGCCAGCAATTCGCCACCTGCGATCGCAGGCGACTGGCAGGACTCTCTATTCTGGCTGAAGGAGAACAGCGACCCAACCAGCCACTTTGCCGATCCGGAAGAGATCCCTGAGTACAGCGTGATGAGCTGGTGGGACTATGGCAACTGGATCCTCTATCTATCTGAAAGGCCGGTGGTGGCGAACAACTTCCAGACCGGAATAGAGGATGCGGTGAAGTTCTATCTGGCAGAGGACGAGAAGGAAGCGACGGAGATAATGGATGCCAGAGGTGCCAGGTACGTCTTTGCCGATTTCGGCATTGCCTATGGCAAGCTGCCCTCCCTCACAGAATGGGCGGATGAGGATATCAGCAGCTATATGGCCCTGGAGGAGTACGGCGCTCAGCTCTCAGCCAAACCCAAAGAGAGGTTCTTCAACACCACATTGGGCAAGCTCTATCTAGCAGACGGAACAGGCATGGGCCGGTTCCGCCTGATCCACGAGTCGAGCACTATCATGGGAAATGTAGGAAAGAGCAGGGTTATGATCTTCCAGTATGTTCCCGGAGCGTTGCTGAAAATCCATACCGGCCGGGATGGAAATGGCATGGCTTTGCTCAATATGACCTCCAATATGGATAGGAGGTTCGTCTACCTCAACCAGGCCACCTGGAATGGAGATGCACTTGAGGTAAGAGTCCCCTATTCCACCGAGAGAGAGCATGAGGTCCATGCAACTGACCCGTATATGGTGTTCTCAGTGCATGGAGACGATGTGAAGGCACAGATGGTTGAGGTGAGCGAGGAGGATGTTCTCCAGGGAAGAACCATTGATATCAACTTTTAAAAAAGAGAATTGCGCCGTTTCCGGCGCATTAATTTGATATTCTCGATTAGGGCTTATACGCAGGGCAGCCAATCAACGCTGATTTCGCCACAGGTGGAGTTGCCCCAGAGCTGGATGAACTTCTGAATGGCGAAGACGCCAGTCAGGTCCTCGACCGATCGGCCATACTCAGCATGCCGCCCTTTGAGCGCGCTGCTGGACTCGGGATCTCTGGAGATCCAGCCGATATGGGCCACACCGATTACATTGCTGTTTATGTTGGCCTCAAGGACACCGTTGCAGCAGGGAGTATCGGTCAGGGCATTGTATCCCCTGGTCTTGACCTCAGTGGTCTTCTGCAGGTGCTCAGCATGAGTGTACATCTCAGTCAGAACAGCACCTATCTTATAGTTCTGAACGCACAGCTTATCCACCCATTTCTGGTCATAGGTGCCGGTCTGATAGGAGACGGGCATGTACTCCAGCTCCTGCTCTGAGGTGAAGTTGATGTAATCCATTGGATAGCCGTTCGCCCATTCGCAAGCCATGTCCAAAGGCTGCCTCTCCGCCTCCAGCTCTATCCTGGAGAGGATCACATTTCCTGAGCCGGTCTGCTTCTCTACCAGCTTCTGGCCCTCATAGCCAGACTGGGTGGAGATGACCATCTCCAGGCTTCGATAACCCACCCCTTTTACAGACGATTTCTCGTACATGTAATTGGCAGCGCCTGCCATGCCTATTAGAGCCATGGCGATAACCGCTAGAACGATCATTTCTCTCTTCAATCCACACTACCTCCTTTTCTGCCCGGATGCTCTTGATTTAAGGATTTGCTGGCCGATATGATAATTCGATTCGGGCAGCCCGATATCCCCACAGTCCGGGAAGGTCACTCTCCTATAGAACCCTAACACCCGCTATGAGCTTCTCTGCAGCCTATTTTAAGGTTTTGGCTGAAATATTTGGGGCTGAATGTATATACATTTGAGAAAGAACGCAAATCGAATTGACTGAATAGAGCAAGAGAATTAATAAAAAATAAAAGAGTAGAGCTTATGCCTTTTGGCCGAAATTATTCAGCCTATTTACGAAGTTATAGCATGAGCTGCTCGTACAGGGACTGGCGACCGGCATCTTCTTGGAAGTATCGACTGCGGGAGTGGCTATTCCCTCGCAGTCTCCATTCTGACAGGCGGGCTCTGATTCAGCATTATTGCGGAAGAGAATCCTCCTGTTGATCTCAAAGGATCCGAAGTACTCCTCAATCTCTTTAAGGCTCTTCTGGCCGGGGATAGATTGCTTGGCATCTAAGAGGTAATATCCAGTGAAGTTATCCGCCGTCTGGAACTCAGCGGTCTTCTTCAAAGATCCAGTCTGATGCAGTGTGAAATCCTGGCTCTTGAACTCCATCTGCTGCAAATCATAGGTTTCCCGGATCTTGGAGCCGACCCCGCCGAATATGGCAGAGCTCTTGAAGCTCTCCGTTCCCACAAGTGCATCTCCAATGGCCACTGCATTGTAGTTATCGACTGCATCCTGCTCAACGAAGTTGGCATTCTTTCCCCTTGCATCATCCACCATGTACTCGTTCTTGACCAGAGCATCCACGCTGCCGCTGAATATCACGTCCTTGTTGGACTTGATACCAGATTCCATCGACCTCAGGTCCTTGTTCATCAGGAACTGTCCTGATCCACTGATAGCGGTCTCTGAGGCGTAGTCGTATGCCTGCACTCTGAACGTTGCCTCCCTAGAGGCTGAAGTGCGGCATTTGGCCGATGCCTCAACCGCAAACCTGTACTTCCCGGCTACGGCATTGATATCCGGCTGCACGGTCAGGGTTTGGGAGCGGGACCCTCCGGCAGGTATATTCATAGGGCTTCTGGTCCAGCCAAACCAATCCAGGGCGCAGTCCATTGGCTTGACGCAAACCTCAACATCTGCATCAGTTGAGCCCTCATTGGTTACAGTAACCACGAAGTCCAATTCCTTTCCCTGAGTGGTATATGACTTGTCCGCCTCCGATTCAGGCCCGGTTAGACTGACATCTACCGATAGAGCCCCGGAATCTCCTGAACAGGGACTGGGCAGATAGTTGGGAATGGATGGAGTAGAGGGACCCGACCAAGTGGCAGAAACATCACCCAACTCCATTCCCGGATCCTCAACCGTAGCCTGCACCTGGCATACTGTCAGGATCAACATTGCTATTGTAATGATCAGACATATTCTCATGGTAACCCCCTTTAAACAACATAAAAAAACTAGCCAGGCCATTTGACCTAGCAGTCTATGCCTTCACAAGGAGCGCGATGCTTCTCACGCACTGGATTTTCATGGAACTTCAATACCTTCTCAGCCTCGAATGTTCCGGTGAACATCTCATGAGCTTTGATATCCTTGTAGAATATCCTGTGCCATGTAGCGTCTGTGCCCCATGTGCCGTTGAAGGAATTCTTGGTCTCGATTCCCACCAGATGAGCGGGATTGCTGCCCATCAGGGCTGCAACAGCATCCTGATCCCTTCCCGCTTTCGCTAGCGAATCTACTAGCTTCTCAGGCGTCGTGCCTGGCGGGTTGTAGGGCGTGGTAGATGAGAAGAATGCGGTCTCATCCTGCTCCATCTCAGTAACCGAGAACAGCTCCTGCACATTCGCGCCGATGCCGCCATAGAACTCCTTGGAATTTAAGTAACGTCCGCCGGTCAATGGTGTCTGTCCGCTGTAGGTCATCTTGGTGTTCTGGACGAAGTTCAGGTTGGACTTATTTCCGCCGTTGACCGTGGAGATGTTCCTCTTGAGGACATCAGCATTCTGAGAAAATGCGGTCTCCTGATCCAGCTCAATGTCTCCATCCCCGGTCATGGTATCGAAGTACTCGAGAGCTATTTTTTTGTCTATTACCGAGTTAGCAACATCGATAATCCCTGAACCGGATACCTTATGGCTTTCACAAAATTGCTCATACTGCACTGGCGGTACCAGTGGTGGATTAGCCATTGTAATGCTACATAGCCCCACTAGGGCTACTGCAAGAACTGCTATCGTTACTCCCTTCATTATACATTTACCCCCGATGATTGATGTAACAGCTATTGATCCCTTTAGATCAGTAGCTATCCTGCCCGCATGCGCAGGACTTGAGCTACAATTGTAAGTTGATGCTTTTATTCGATATAAATGTATCTGTTCATAATAATGGTCATCCAAAGGCCGGTTCGTTGCAGAAGCTTCAACCAAACGCATGCCATTTTGAGATGACGACAAATCCCTGCTAATTAAAAAAAAGATCGAAATGAAGCCCGCCCAGCAGATCGCCGAGACGGGCCTATTTTAAAGATTTTTATTCACCCGATGTCGATAACGATCATCTACACGCAGGGCAGCCAGTCAACGCTGATTGCGCCGCAGGTGGAGTTGCCCCAGAGCTGGATGAACTTCTGAATGGCGAAGACACCAGTCAGATCCTCGACGGATCTGCCGTACTCAGCATGGCGGCCCTTGAGCAGCCTGTTGGGCTCAGGATCCCTGGAGAGCCAGCCGATATGGGCAACGCCGATGACGTTGCTGTTCAGGTTAGCCTCGAGGACACCGGTGCAGCAGTCCATTTTACAGCCGGTAGCATACCAAAGGCCGTCGTCGGGATTATAATCCCATAGGTCTTCTATTCTCTCTTTTTTCCCGTAGCCTCTGGTCTTAACCTCGGTGGTCTTCTGCAGGTGCTCAGCATGGGTGTACATCTCAGTCAGCACAGCGCCGATCCTGTAGTTCTGCACGCACAGCTTCTCAACCCACTTCTGGTCATAGGTGCCTGTCTGGTAAGATACCGGCATGTACTCGAACTCAGCTTCCTTGGTGAAGTTGATGTAGTCCATATAACAGGAATTGGGATACATGCAAGGGAACTGCAGTCCTTCGGCAGTTATCTGTCTCTCAGCTTCCAGCTCAGTCCTCTCGAGGATCACGTTTCCGGATCCGGACTCCTTCTCTACCAGCTTCTGGCCATGGAAGCCAGACTGGGTTTGAATGATCATCTCTACGTTCTTGTATCCAACGCCCTTGACCGATGCCTTTTCGTACATATAGTTAGCTGCACCGGCCATGCCTACTGCGGCCATGGCGACTATAATCAAAACAGCTATTAGTTTTCTCATTTCTTTCCCTCCTCCTTTACATGAGGATCGAAAGCTGCTATTGACAGCAACAAGTGATCCCTCAGTACATCACCCCGGCTGGATATACAGATCCTTTATCAAAGATCCAGGACCGTTCCACCTGAAGAGATGAAACCGCTCGGCTCCCTCCAGCATATAAGCCAAAAGCGTTAAATGTCATCCTATCCGGCGTGAGGAGCCTGATTCCAGGATTACCATTAGATGTTACTTGAGCCATTGTCTCAGGCACAACATTTTTCATTAGATTAATGACATATAAAGCTATCGAGCAGGGTTAAGAGAATTTTATATTCCACGATTCCACCCCTCTTGCCTGTTTTTTCCCGAGAAGATCGCCCAATTGCTCAGAAGAGAACACTCAAAGGAACATCTAACAAAAATACAGGCGTAAGAAGCAGGTTATATGATTTTAAAAATATTGCATAGGCCCCAGGCCTCATAGCCTGAGGTCATGTTCCTTTTTACAGTCTTAATCTAATTTAAATGCAGGGCAGCCAGTCAACGCTGATTGCGCCGCAGGTGGAGTTGCCCCAGAGCTGGATGAACTTCTGGATGGCGAAGACACCAGTCAGGTCCTCGACGGATCTGCCGTACTCAGCATGGCGGCCCTTGAGCAGCCTGTTGGGCTCGGGATCCCTGGAGAGCCAGCCGATATGGGCAACGCCGATGACGTTGCTGTTCAGGTTAGCCTCGAGGACACCGGTGCAGCAGTTATCTACACATATGTTCTGGTAGCCTCTGGTCTTGACCTCGGTGGTCTTCTGCAGGTGCTCAGCATGGGTGTACATCTCAGTCAGCACAGCGCCGATTCTGTAGTTCTGCACGCACAGCTTCTCAACCCACTTCTGGTCATAGGTGCCTGTCTGGTAAGAGACTGGCATGTACTCGAACTCAGCTTCCTTGGTGAAGTTGATGTAGTCCATTGCACAGGTATTGGGATATATGCAGGGCATCTGAAGTCCTTCAGCAGTCAACTGTCTCTCAGCTTCCAGCTCAGTCCTCTCAAGGATCACGTTTCCGGATCCGGACTCCTTCTCTACCAGTTTCTGGCCATGGAAGCCAGACTGAGTGGAAATGATCATCTCTACGTTCTTGTATCCAACGCCCTTGACCGATGCCTTTTCGTACATATAGTTAGCTGCACCGGCCATGCCTACTACGGCCATGGCGACTATAATCAAAACAGCTATTAGTTTTCTCATTTCTTTCCCACCTCCTTTACATGAGGATCGAAAGCTGCTCTTGACAGCAACAAATGATCCCTCAGTACATCACCCCGGCTGGATATACAGATCCTTGATCAAAGATCCAGGACCGCTCCACCTGAAGAGATGAAACCGCTCGGCTCCGCTCTGCTCCAGCACATAAGCCAAAAGCGTTAAATGTCATCCTATCCGGCGTGAGGCGCCTGATTCCAGGATTACCATTAGATATTACTTGAGCTATTGTCTCAGGCACAACCTTCCTCATTAGATTACTGACATATAAAGCTATCGAGCAGGGATAAGAGAATTTTATATTCCACGATTCCGCCTCTCTTGCCTGTTTTTTCCCGGGCAGATCGCCCAATTGCCAGAAGAGAACACTTAAAGGAAAATCTAATAAAAAACCAGGCGTAAGACGCAGGTTATACGATCTTAAAAATATTGCATAGACCTCAGGCCTCGCAGCCTGAGGTCATATTCCTTTTTGCAGATCTAACTCAATTTATACGCAGGGCAGCCAGTCAACGCTGATTGCGCCGCAGGTGGAGTTGCCCCAGAGCTGGATGAACTTCTGAATGGCGAAGACACCAGTCAGGTCCTCGACGGATCTGCCGTACTCAGCATGGCGGCCCTTGAGCAGCCTGCTGGGCTCGGGATCCCTGGAGATCCAGCCGATATGGGCAACGCCGATGACGTTGCTGTTCAGGTTAGCCTCGAGGACACCGGTGCAGCAGTTATCTACACATATGTTCTGGTAGCCTCTGGTCTTGACCTCGGTGGTCTTCTGCAGGTGCTCAGCATGGGTGTACATCTCAGTCAGCACAGCGCCGATTCTGTAGTTCTGCACGCACAGCTTCTCAACCCACTTCTGGTCATAGGTGCCTGTCTGGTAAGAGACTGGCATGTACTCGAACTCAGCTTCCTTGGTGAAGTTGATGTAGTCCATTGCACAGGTATTGGGATATATGCAGGGCATCTGAAGTCCTTCAGCAGTCAACTGTCTCTCAGCTTCCAGCTCAGTCCTCTCGGTGATCACGTTTCCGGATCCGGACTCCTTCTCTACCAGTTTCTGGCCATGGAAGCCAGACTGGGTGGAAATGATCATCTCTACGTTCTTGTATCCAACGCCCTTGACCGATGCCTTTTCGTACATATAGTTAGCTGCACCGGCCATGCCTACTACGGCCATGGCGACTATAATCAAAACAGCTATTAGTTTTCTCATTTCTTTCCCACCTCCTTGATTTACCATCAATGCTTAGGATCTAAGCCGTCCGCAGAGGCCCAAATCCAATGACACCATACGACAACGAGTCCAAATTCCCAGCATAAGACCATGCTCATGCAGAGCAACCTGGTTTTCGCTTGAGGTATGGAGTACCTGATCCTCATGCTTCTCGGCTTGTATTTGAGTATTTTGCTCAGGCACGAGCACCCTATACCGCCTTCTGGAATATAAACATATCGGGCTTTTATAGGAAAAAAACGATATCAATTGGTCATATGCCCTTTAAGGATATGACAATATCCTCTCTTTGGATCAGCGGTATTCTGTTCGAAAATGACTGCATCTTCACCGGAGAAAAGGCCATTATTGCGCGCCATAGCCCTGATAAGAGGCCAAGTTAGAAGGAATCTCACAGGAGCGGCGCAGGGCCGATCTTGGGGAAGAGTATGGTAAAATGCTCCGGCC
Proteins encoded in this window:
- a CDS encoding NAD(P)H-dependent oxidoreductase yields the protein MNVSLILAHPNQGSFNHAIAIAAINALDGNGHSVRFHDLYRERFDPVLPYGEIPKGADIDSNLMKHCGEIVSADGIIIVHPNWWGMPPAILKGWVDRVIRPGVAYEFLEGDSGEGVPRGLLKARKALVFNTSNTFPDREREAFGDPLQRLWKDCIFGLCGVEEFYRKTYCVIATSTPVKRTAWLEDAEDTVAEIFPKDRNR
- a CDS encoding winged helix-turn-helix domain-containing protein, which gives rise to MNADLLKDVNAIKSKLDIMHEDMKRFMERSNQQHLNSIVDGCRSDFFDVIRGYATDEIESSLEGKISKDCHMKNACKALFSDLLNSSLDQIKRGEVSADSINDAKSKLEEMRRKSPYDQCKTCFSEVARLLDKQIDLMRSLRVYRENDLTGESMESLPEKETVVELLEPLSNKQRLQILKALFAETKTFSALAELTGLRGGNLLFHLQKLQNGGMILQRNERGDYMISEKGYRALRGVAELYSDLGSKRISSEPIKRP
- a CDS encoding MTH865 family protein produces the protein MSAKDEIHAQIVGALKEAKFPIKTPEELMAALPQGAATKCKAGDVEITAGDAGKVLKASDFPFKDARQVADVIVKRAGL
- a CDS encoding oligosaccharyl transferase, archaeosortase A system-associated, which encodes MDEGKRSEPVELIAVLVFGFLLKLFAGRNSLTEHGIVFPGYDEYYHMRRILYGTSNFPDTLWFDTYLNYPHGFSITWPPLFDQISAALCIALGQHTKEGVEMTAAFVPVIIGLLAMVVVYYIMRELFDHRIALLASFMTALAPYYLLYTMVAATDHHSLEVLFQLLSLLFMVLAFSRPDKRWLYASAAGVALAALAYTWQGADVYFGAYLLFAAFGMSLELRQEKPNLNIVSTLLVAFFLALILVLPFRNTPWMSPSFLGLAAIFVALAIMLALAHIIAKRSISWKAFPLAILAIFIISLLLSKILGGFFGLEGLIRTGMGYIWGGEMIGKIGEAEPLIYDLDTLSQVVFSWLGLNILFSLAGAAAIVVYMRKEERRMQQSLLLLLIWAVFSILLTLGQGRFLYISTIFMGMLISILIFYALDRLKKFQEERGAKLHRALAAAIILLLVLPTAIDAFNFASNSPPAIAGDWQDSLFWLKENSDPTSHFADPEEIPEYSVMSWWDYGNWILYLSERPVVANNFQTGIEDAVKFYLAEDEKEATEIMDARGARYVFADFGIAYGKLPSLTEWADEDISSYMALEEYGAQLSAKPKERFFNTTLGKLYLADGTGMGRFRLIHESSTIMGNVGKSRVMIFQYVPGALLKIHTGRDGNGMALLNMTSNMDRRFVYLNQATWNGDALEVRVPYSTEREHEVHATDPYMVFSVHGDDVKAQMVEVSEEDVLQGRTIDINF
- a CDS encoding COG1470 family protein: MRICLIITIAMLILTVCQVQATVEDPGMELGDVSATWSGPSTPSIPNYLPSPCSGDSGALSVDVSLTGPESEADKSYTTQGKELDFVVTVTNEGSTDADVEVCVKPMDCALDWFGWTRSPMNIPAGGSRSQTLTVQPDINAVAGKYRFAVEASAKCRTSASREATFRVQAYDYASETAISGSGQFLMNKDLRSMESGIKSNKDVIFSGSVDALVKNEYMVDDARGKNANFVEQDAVDNYNAVAIGDALVGTESFKSSAIFGGVGSKIRETYDLQQMEFKSQDFTLHQTGSLKKTAEFQTADNFTGYYLLDAKQSIPGQKSLKEIEEYFGSFEINRRILFRNNAESEPACQNGDCEGIATPAVDTSKKMPVASPCTSSSCYNFVNRLNNFGQKA